A single Xylanimonas cellulosilytica DSM 15894 DNA region contains:
- a CDS encoding acyltransferase, with product MYLWQVWGGFAGSVIIPNQARWLLYRLASRGFARSSVEQGTIFCHPDVSVGRGAYINRRCVIGRGVRIGARVSIGPGVQVSTARHRDEGPGAERRAGPVELRPVNIGDGAWIGGGVFIVPGVTIGARAVVGAGAVVTKDIPPGETWAGVPARRLDT from the coding sequence ATGTATCTGTGGCAAGTCTGGGGCGGTTTCGCCGGATCAGTCATTATCCCCAACCAAGCGCGATGGCTGCTGTACCGGCTCGCATCGCGCGGTTTCGCGCGGTCCAGCGTCGAACAGGGCACGATTTTCTGCCACCCCGACGTGTCCGTCGGGCGGGGCGCCTACATCAACCGGCGGTGCGTCATCGGACGGGGCGTGAGGATCGGCGCTCGGGTGAGCATCGGACCAGGCGTGCAGGTCTCGACAGCTCGCCACCGTGATGAAGGCCCAGGAGCAGAACGCCGCGCAGGACCCGTCGAACTCCGGCCTGTGAACATCGGGGACGGTGCCTGGATCGGTGGTGGGGTCTTCATCGTACCGGGTGTGACGATCGGAGCCAGGGCCGTTGTCGGTGCGGGCGCCGTAGTGACGAAGGACATCCCGCCCGGCGAAACCTGGGCGGGAGTTCCTGCACGGCGGTTGGACACGTAA
- a CDS encoding Coenzyme F420 hydrogenase/dehydrogenase, beta subunit C-terminal domain gives MKEQIEQTNLSRAVAVVATSGSRSEVHRIEETVARGMCIGCGVCSVATCGAISLKLGPTRLRVPDLNDDDMGAVRKASRVCPFSDESPNESVLDAPTSEGRALPQDVRVGRYGRTFAGRVTDDDALVGSSSGGLASWLLAQLLERGEVDAVIHVGAGEDELFEDLISGPGELGRRRKSRYFATTLADVLPLIRDDSRRFALVGVPCFITAARALCREVPEYAERLVLFVGLVCGHLKSPAYAESLAWQAGVAPSDVEEVDFRVKQRGRTAGDYLFGIRRRGESEWITTPTNELIGTNWGHGSFQPEACNVCDDIFAETADVVFGDAWLPRYSSDWRGTNVVITRNPLVDEVFASGEASGDLWVEHLPLDEVVHSQAGNYRHRRDGMAVRLADDIAEGLSVPAKRVVPGYGHVTRRRVKLIRKRRALSAASHDLFASARASGDLDDYLTPMRTLIREYRRVESPLWKRGARFARAVLRGGGGGIEVHEQVHEGVAAFGRRSTLLGRRCFCRGDSRSSLPLSTVTVQDATRVGLLSRCS, from the coding sequence GTGAAGGAACAGATTGAGCAGACGAATCTGTCACGTGCCGTTGCTGTAGTCGCCACATCTGGCAGCCGGAGCGAGGTGCACCGCATCGAGGAGACGGTGGCGCGGGGCATGTGTATCGGATGTGGCGTGTGCTCTGTCGCGACCTGTGGCGCGATTTCGCTGAAGTTGGGTCCGACGCGCCTCCGGGTCCCGGACCTCAACGACGACGACATGGGCGCCGTTCGCAAGGCGAGCCGCGTCTGCCCCTTCTCGGACGAATCTCCCAACGAGAGCGTGCTCGACGCACCCACCAGCGAAGGGCGTGCGCTGCCGCAAGATGTTCGAGTGGGGCGGTATGGCCGCACGTTCGCCGGGCGGGTTACAGACGACGATGCGCTGGTCGGATCGAGTTCAGGCGGACTGGCGTCGTGGTTGCTTGCGCAGCTTCTGGAACGCGGAGAGGTTGACGCGGTCATCCATGTTGGTGCTGGCGAAGATGAGTTGTTCGAGGACCTGATCTCCGGCCCCGGTGAGTTGGGCCGCCGCCGCAAGTCCAGATACTTCGCGACAACGCTGGCTGACGTGCTTCCGCTGATACGCGATGACTCCCGACGTTTTGCCCTGGTCGGAGTGCCCTGCTTCATCACTGCAGCCCGGGCACTGTGCCGCGAGGTACCGGAGTACGCCGAGCGACTCGTGCTGTTCGTTGGGCTGGTCTGCGGACACCTGAAGTCTCCGGCCTACGCGGAGTCGCTGGCCTGGCAAGCCGGCGTCGCGCCCTCCGACGTTGAAGAGGTCGACTTCCGTGTGAAGCAGCGTGGGCGCACAGCAGGCGACTATCTGTTCGGCATCCGCCGACGCGGGGAGAGCGAGTGGATCACCACGCCGACAAATGAGCTGATCGGTACGAACTGGGGGCACGGGAGCTTCCAGCCAGAGGCTTGCAACGTGTGTGATGACATCTTCGCCGAGACGGCAGATGTGGTATTCGGAGACGCGTGGCTGCCCCGGTACTCGTCAGACTGGAGGGGGACGAACGTGGTGATCACGAGGAACCCGCTGGTCGACGAGGTGTTCGCCAGCGGCGAGGCGTCCGGGGATCTCTGGGTAGAGCACCTTCCTCTCGACGAGGTGGTGCATTCCCAGGCAGGCAACTACCGGCACCGCCGGGACGGAATGGCCGTGCGGTTGGCCGACGACATCGCCGAAGGCCTGTCCGTGCCGGCCAAGCGAGTAGTGCCGGGCTATGGGCACGTGACGCGAAGGCGCGTGAAACTGATTCGGAAGCGTCGGGCGCTGTCGGCTGCGAGCCACGACCTCTTTGCGAGTGCACGGGCCTCGGGCGATCTAGACGACTACCTCACCCCGATGCGAACGCTGATCCGCGAGTACCGACGGGTCGAGTCTCCGTTGTGGAAGCGCGGCGCGCGATTCGCGCGAGCAGTGCTGCGGGGGGGGGGGGGGGGTATCGAGGTTCATGAACAAGTCCACGAAGGCGTAGCCGCATTCGGTCGTCGTTCGACGCTTCTTGGGCGACGGTGCTTCTGCCGGGGGGATAGCCGGTCCTCGCTCCCACTGTCTACCGTCACCGTGCAAGACGCGACACGCGTCGGTCTATTATCGCGATGCTCGTGA
- a CDS encoding nitroreductase family protein, with product MTITVENRAIQGGGVIKSVARRLYAQQAMRPLMQRARLAVHRFLVFREFVGDAHEAARDTTVRPDYLFNVEHVERELVLRYHQVEKGLVLPEPRRPFGIESGLRQRLSDVLDLAATHHPRTSSEVIAGARTAVEALDEFNEFGTYDVRAANPGPGVKKLTDAEAFFASRRSCRDFDTKRRITVADIERAVGIAQTAPSACNRQSARVHLYSDSTQVAAILGFQGGATGFTDCITDLIAVTVKRGQFRDGFERNQRWVDGGIFAQTLTLGLHAIGYSSCFLNAMFTRRQMKAVRSVAGIPGTEDIVAFLAVGTARDGYRVAGSPRLDLRTVLTMHSPDGAK from the coding sequence ATGACTATCACTGTAGAGAATCGGGCCATTCAGGGCGGCGGAGTCATCAAGTCGGTGGCTCGTCGCCTTTACGCACAACAAGCGATGCGTCCGTTGATGCAGCGAGCTCGGCTGGCCGTTCACCGCTTCCTCGTGTTCAGGGAGTTCGTCGGCGACGCTCACGAAGCAGCGCGGGACACCACGGTGCGGCCTGACTACCTGTTCAACGTCGAACATGTTGAGCGCGAACTGGTGCTTCGCTATCACCAAGTCGAGAAGGGCCTTGTTCTACCCGAGCCGAGGCGACCCTTCGGCATCGAGTCAGGGCTCCGCCAGCGACTGAGCGACGTGCTGGACCTTGCGGCGACTCATCATCCGAGAACGAGCAGCGAGGTGATTGCTGGAGCTAGGACCGCGGTGGAGGCCCTCGATGAGTTCAACGAGTTCGGCACCTATGATGTCCGCGCCGCAAACCCTGGGCCGGGGGTCAAGAAACTGACCGACGCGGAGGCCTTCTTCGCAAGTCGTCGCAGTTGCCGAGACTTCGACACGAAGCGTCGCATCACCGTCGCGGACATCGAACGGGCGGTGGGAATCGCGCAAACAGCTCCCTCAGCATGCAATCGCCAGTCGGCCCGCGTCCACCTCTACTCGGACAGCACTCAGGTTGCCGCGATTCTCGGGTTTCAAGGAGGCGCGACAGGGTTTACCGATTGCATTACGGACCTCATCGCCGTGACTGTTAAGCGCGGCCAGTTCCGTGATGGGTTCGAGCGGAACCAGCGTTGGGTCGACGGCGGGATCTTTGCCCAGACGCTGACGCTTGGCCTCCACGCCATCGGGTACTCTTCATGCTTCCTCAACGCAATGTTCACGCGACGACAAATGAAAGCGGTTCGGTCTGTGGCTGGAATCCCTGGCACCGAAGACATCGTTGCATTCCTTGCTGTCGGCACAGCGCGGGATGGGTACCGTGTCGCTGGGTCCCCGAGGCTCGACCTCCGTACCGTTCTGACGATGCACTCACCTGACGGTGCCAAGTGA
- a CDS encoding RNA-binding domain-containing protein: protein MREDELDALLRELRAVKTDHQAVEAKRAAKALPDSTHETLSAFANSEGGTLILGVDERSGEFVVTGVVSARQTQSDLQSLCALMEPPLRATIDLVDHSDGTVVVARIPAVPRSQRPCHLASLPAEDGSFVRVGDGDQRLTADEVRSMLAASGTADHSAIAAPAGSELDQRAVDGFLSVVRSLSSRNNSLDDAALLRRWRVVDDQGEPSLAGALTVGESPQSRCAAARVTYRVLPRTTDPVGTRHSGRHLEGTVGELLDDAVALLRADLGQVQAVREGEVVDVPPVPLEAIREYVSNALVHRSLAPHLRDRHVLIEVSEDAVVIASPGNLFTSTDPELLGLSPISGVRNLTLVRISEQLRSPRGARIVENQTSGIEAADRACHIEGTMPALFIDRPDSFQVLVPRGVMDTRVAHTAVGGGLGSHPADLTRLLTVATRLDELRTVYPELGAVVFDAALAARSLAPCTIETASARLSDLEAAGALRRLTARRRPVWAPVPVLPNNVGATTMPSKRTRDRVPDLIAAIVAAPDGVLTPRQIGDALGLTSPTSRNRWITRARDKGLIRPTSDNPFDPTIAYKVTSAGVHILDRAHPSASRRPRPTGR from the coding sequence ATGCGCGAGGATGAGCTCGACGCACTGCTCCGCGAACTGAGAGCTGTCAAGACCGATCACCAGGCGGTCGAGGCGAAGCGTGCCGCGAAAGCACTCCCCGACAGCACGCACGAGACGCTCAGCGCTTTCGCGAACTCCGAAGGCGGAACACTGATCCTCGGCGTCGACGAGAGAAGCGGCGAGTTCGTGGTCACCGGCGTCGTGAGCGCGCGCCAGACCCAGTCGGACCTCCAGTCCCTCTGCGCACTGATGGAACCGCCGCTGCGCGCCACCATCGATCTCGTCGACCACAGTGACGGCACCGTCGTGGTCGCCCGCATACCCGCCGTGCCCCGATCGCAGCGACCTTGTCACCTCGCCTCCCTGCCGGCCGAGGACGGCTCGTTCGTCCGGGTCGGCGACGGAGATCAGCGTCTGACGGCCGACGAAGTCAGGTCGATGCTCGCGGCCTCGGGGACGGCGGACCACTCCGCCATCGCCGCCCCGGCGGGGAGCGAACTCGATCAACGCGCCGTGGACGGATTCCTTTCCGTTGTGCGGTCGCTCAGCAGTCGCAACAACTCGCTCGACGACGCTGCGCTGCTCCGTCGATGGCGGGTCGTCGACGACCAGGGCGAGCCTTCCCTGGCAGGGGCGCTCACTGTCGGCGAGTCACCTCAGTCCCGCTGCGCGGCCGCTCGCGTGACCTATCGGGTCTTACCTCGCACCACCGACCCAGTTGGCACCCGGCACTCCGGGCGTCATCTCGAGGGCACGGTCGGCGAGCTGCTCGACGACGCCGTAGCTCTGCTGCGCGCAGATCTCGGACAAGTTCAGGCCGTCCGCGAAGGGGAGGTCGTGGACGTTCCTCCGGTGCCGCTGGAGGCGATCCGCGAGTATGTCTCGAACGCCTTGGTGCACCGGAGTCTCGCACCGCACTTGCGGGATCGCCATGTTCTCATCGAGGTCAGCGAAGACGCGGTAGTCATCGCCAGCCCTGGGAACCTCTTCACCTCGACGGACCCAGAGCTCTTGGGCCTCTCTCCGATCTCCGGCGTACGCAACTTGACGCTCGTGCGCATCAGCGAGCAGCTCCGCAGCCCGCGAGGCGCGCGGATCGTCGAGAATCAGACGTCGGGAATCGAGGCGGCAGACCGCGCGTGCCACATCGAGGGCACGATGCCGGCGCTCTTCATCGATCGTCCCGACTCGTTCCAGGTTCTTGTGCCCCGCGGTGTCATGGATACCCGCGTCGCGCACACGGCGGTGGGAGGCGGTCTCGGTTCGCACCCTGCCGACCTGACTCGCCTCCTGACCGTCGCGACCCGGCTCGACGAACTGCGCACCGTCTATCCGGAACTGGGCGCGGTCGTCTTCGACGCAGCACTCGCCGCCCGCTCGCTCGCGCCCTGCACGATCGAGACGGCTTCCGCGCGCCTGTCAGACCTCGAGGCCGCGGGCGCCCTCCGTCGACTGACTGCGCGTCGCAGGCCGGTGTGGGCACCTGTTCCCGTCCTGCCCAACAACGTCGGAGCCACGACGATGCCGAGCAAGCGTACGAGAGACCGCGTGCCCGACCTCATCGCGGCCATCGTCGCCGCACCCGATGGCGTACTCACTCCGAGGCAGATCGGTGACGCGCTCGGACTCACCTCCCCCACCTCGCGAAACCGCTGGATCACCCGTGCGCGCGACAAAGGGCTGATCCGGCCGACCAGCGACAACCCCTTCGACCCCACCATCGCGTACAAGGTGACCAGCGCCGGCGTTCACATCCTCGATCGCGCGCACCCGTCCGCCAGCCGGCGCCCACGCCCGACCGGGCGGTAA
- a CDS encoding excisionase family DNA-binding protein — MSTAAADMVDPGSAGPPDVAEVLSFIKAHEARHGTSPSPAFFLSAAQQHDRVELSEQLHDILKEVVEALNRGQSISILTRDQEISTQQAAEILGVSRPTVVRLIEDGELPARVPGAVRRKLRLADVMAYRDELHARRNQFISDTSAKDDGADPDEVSDLLDQARRAR, encoded by the coding sequence ATGAGTACCGCCGCAGCCGACATGGTGGACCCCGGCTCTGCTGGTCCCCCCGACGTCGCCGAAGTCCTCAGCTTCATCAAGGCGCACGAGGCACGGCATGGCACGTCTCCCTCACCTGCCTTCTTCCTGTCCGCCGCTCAGCAGCACGACCGCGTTGAGCTCTCCGAGCAGTTGCACGACATCCTCAAAGAGGTGGTCGAAGCGCTGAACCGCGGGCAGTCGATCAGCATCCTGACGCGCGACCAGGAGATCTCGACCCAGCAGGCGGCCGAGATCCTGGGTGTGAGCCGGCCGACGGTCGTGCGCCTGATCGAGGACGGCGAGCTGCCCGCACGTGTGCCCGGAGCAGTCCGCCGCAAGCTACGTCTCGCGGACGTCATGGCCTACCGCGACGAGCTGCACGCACGCCGCAACCAGTTCATCAGCGACACGTCTGCCAAGGATGACGGGGCCGACCCGGACGAGGTCTCTGACCTGCTCGACCAGGCCCGCCGAGCGCGCTGA